Part of the Lolium rigidum isolate FL_2022 chromosome 6, APGP_CSIRO_Lrig_0.1, whole genome shotgun sequence genome, TTGATCCTGGAGCTTCTTTTGATCCTACAGTTATGTACAGTTAGGTTATTTGAACAATAATACAGACTAAAATGCAAAAAGGAGGGCACAGGAGTTTAGATAATTATGCAATTGCATTGTACCCTTTGTCTcttcttctcatgttctttttcctGGCGAACGATCATGTATTCATCAAGCATTGAGAGAAGGCGTACCTGCAAATATTTCATGTAACAAACTCTGTCAAGGAAAAAAACACACAAAGTTTAGAAACAAAGTGGGAGAATAAATAGACGTACACCATCATATGTGAACTCTTTTCCTCTTTCATTCTCCCAAGCAATGATTTTTGTGGTCAAAAGATCAACCATTCCTGCCCAAGGTGAAGCATCGGTAAATCAGATGCAGTGATCAGAGAAACAACACTTAGAATACATGATCTGAATATAGTTGGTCAAGAAGTTATAACATCTCATTTGGTAACAGTACCTGGTATCTTGTtaaccaaaatgcgagctttctcagcCCTCTTGAGCGTAAGATGTGCCCCCCTCCCGGCATTGTAACGATTGTCATCCTAAACATTCCATTGTAAAGGAACAATCATTATCCGGAAAACAAATATGTGAAGGGTAATTGCACATAAAATTGACCAGCatttgtactttgttgtaatcttCCAGCCAGGCTTCCTCCTCGCAAGCATTCAGAAACCTTTCGACCTTCTCAAGAATGTCCTTTCGGCTGAAAGCTTCATCTTTCACTGTTGCAATGTGAGCCTCAATTTGTTCCAGCACCAATGCAGGATCAATAGCTCCTGTAGAGGAAAAGGCAAAGACGGATGAGCTAGTTTGACAGAAGATTTGCACTTTTGAAGGGCTGGAGCACATCATACTAACGCAAGGTGCCAGGAAGGCGGGAGATGATATTACCTGACTCAATGGCCTCAATGTTAAATTCATCTGAATATCCTTCCTCGCCAACTAAATGTGCACGTCTTCGGTGCTCCTCCAATTCTGATTTCTTTTTCAAAACCAGGTCCTTCATTTTGGTTCCTTTCAGCTGTTCAAGCCTTAAAACCTCGGCTTCCACCTACATGTATGAGTACAAGTTATGAATATTCCTGGCTCAGTACAAAAAGATAACGATAGCAACTGTAAAATGAAAGCAATGTCTGCTGCAATAGGACTCACGTAGCTGAGGAAGTCAATCGACAGGGTGTTGGGTTCTGTTATTTCGTGCTCCGAAGCTGCAATATTGCATGTTACATTCTGGAACACCTGCTGTTCTTCAATGGGTGTATCCATAAGATTCCATAGTTCTAGCATTGTGGAagcaaaatcttgaagctgcaaggATCATGTAACCAGGGTTACAGGTTGAATTAAAGGATGCAGCACATATTACACATTTCTAAGATGATGCACAAAATACTGACCTTTTGCATCCTCTGAATTTTCATTTCACGCAGTCTATTTACAGCCGACGCTAGTCTGTCGATTGTAGTGTTGCTCAGGTTCTTTGATCCTTCAGCCTCATCCAGGCTAGGGTGCACCTCATGTACTGTTTGCTTGAAGTCTATACCAAGAACCTCACATAAGGAATGCAATGTATTCAAATGGTCCATTACTTGCTTAATCCTATCAGCCTGTCAGGAACACAAAGACACGAGACAGTAAGATTTATTGAACAAAAAAATGTACTGCTGTAGATGGTGAGATTATGAGTGGTGAAAGAATTAGATTTGCAGGAATGATGGTGACCTTCTCTTTCTGAAGGGATTCTAGCTCCTTTGTTAACTCCTCAAGCTTTCTTAATGACAGATCGGACTGATCCACAGGAGTTTTAAATGGCACAAAGTCTGAAGGCCTGATTTCAGATGAAACCTTCTTAATCTCCTCCAGGACATGAACAAACTGGTTCCATCTTTCAACCTTTCTAGTCCGCATATCCTCCAAGTATGGGATAATAGCATTCAGCTCCTCTCTTAAACCATGCAACTTCTGGTTTGGCTGCCAAAATTAACAGAATGAAAAACACTAGTTACAGCCGGAAAGGCAGCACAAAGTTGGAAGTCTCCTATTAAGTAGATCTCGAGTATGTTGCGTGTACAATGAATTGAACAGTTATAAAATATCCACCCAGCAGAGTACTCATTCCGTCCCGAAATATAAGGCGCCCTTAAATTTAGCTTGTCAACAACTTACAACTTTGACTATGATTTGTACTCATACTAATATGCTCACAAAAattgtataaatatatatgaaatGAAAGAGATTTGCAAGACAAATGCAATGATACCATTCATACATACTGAATCTATATAATTTGGTATCTATTAGTGGTCAAACTTGTGCATTAGAGAGTGTGTGAAAAAATCCGTGCCTtgtattttgggatggagggagtagtagtttATCAACCTTTCAATACAGCAGATTATGAGTGTCTTGCATACACGGTGAATTCAACAGTGGATACATTACACAAGCAGCAGTAGCGTAGTAACATTGGTTATAAAATAGAACAGTTGTATGGTGGTTGGCTCAACGAAAAGTGAAGGAAACAAATGAAGTTGTATCTACAGATCTCCTGATATAATGTATACTGATACATTAGTAAAAAAGTAGTGAAGAGATTAGTTGGTAATGGTCTGTTACCGTCGAGTTTTCTACATCAAATTGAGTAATGGGCAGGCAGTGTCGCAAAAGTACTTTTGAGATTCATTTCATCTTAGTAGCTAAtacaagacacaacacaatgtgCAGTTTCTAGTTTACACTAGTAGTACATTTTCTCCCGGATCAATAATTAGCACTACTGTCCTTTCCATTGTGAGGAATTATTCGAGACGGCTATAGTTGTGGAGCGGTGAGGAACGAACCTGCCTGACATGAACGGGTGGCTCGCCTATGGCGGAGCAGATGCCAGCGAGCTCGGCCTCGGCCTCGGCGATGGACTGGCGCAGCTGGGCCCTGCAGCGGTTGGCCTGGTCGACCTTCCTCCGGTAGACGTCGAGGCACTCCTGCTCGAGCTCCAGCAGCGTCTTGTC contains:
- the LOC124663335 gene encoding 65-kDa microtubule-associated protein 3; amino-acid sequence: MGSVAKDPQQLHPCDSLLLELNVIWDEVGEPDTVRDKTLLELEQECLDVYRRKVDQANRCRAQLRQSIAEAEAELAGICSAIGEPPVHVRQPNQKLHGLREELNAIIPYLEDMRTRKVERWNQFVHVLEEIKKVSSEIRPSDFVPFKTPVDQSDLSLRKLEELTKELESLQKEKADRIKQVMDHLNTLHSLCEVLGIDFKQTVHEVHPSLDEAEGSKNLSNTTIDRLASAVNRLREMKIQRMQKLQDFASTMLELWNLMDTPIEEQQVFQNVTCNIAASEHEITEPNTLSIDFLSYVEAEVLRLEQLKGTKMKDLVLKKKSELEEHRRRAHLVGEEGYSDEFNIEAIESGAIDPALVLEQIEAHIATVKDEAFSRKDILEKVERFLNACEEEAWLEDYNKDDNRYNAGRGAHLTLKRAEKARILVNKIPGMVDLLTTKIIAWENERGKEFTYDGVRLLSMLDEYMIVRQEKEHEKKRQRDQKKLQDQLKAEQEALYGSKPSPSKPQSTKMGGGNRRMSMGGGATNRRMSMGGGATMQVPKTDILPSKNVRAAKRTEDIAHLSPGSRGLDIGDLPIKKLSFNASTLREMETPRKPFAQIMPPPSSVSSTPVRPDTNVTDTENRTPNPKTFGALNPKTPMTVAAPMQLAMTPAVANQVTAAPVSLVYEKPEPTLPEEIEYSFEERRLALYLSREIA